The sequence below is a genomic window from Cytophagia bacterium CHB2.
ATGGTGCCGACCGCAATCGAGTGATCGCCTCCCAGGAATAATGGAATTTTACCGGCGAGAATCGCATCGTGCCCGAGGTGGTAAATCTTCTCGCAGGTTTTGATGACGGTGGGAAGATAGGTGATGCCGCCTTCTTTCGGCAAAATTGCGCGATCGACGACTTGCACGTTGCCTTCGTCTTCGATCTCATGCCCGAGCCTGTGCAAATGATCATACAAACCCGCATAGCGCAACGCGCTCGGCCCCATGTCCACGCCGCGCCGCGCTTGGCCCAAATCCATCGGCACGCCGATTACTTGAATGGGAGAAGTCATGCGTGAGTCC
It includes:
- a CDS encoding arginase; this translates as MTSPIQVIGVPMDLGQARRGVDMGPSALRYAGLYDHLHRLGHEIEDEGNVQVVDRAILPKEGGITYLPTVIKTCEKIYHLGHDAILAGKIPLFLGGDHSIAVGT